One stretch of Chryseobacterium fluminis DNA includes these proteins:
- a CDS encoding polyribonucleotide nucleotidyltransferase, with protein MSIPQAFTETITLADGREVTLETGKLAKQADGSVVVKLGGTMLLATVVANKEANPGVDFLPLTVDYREKFYAGGRIPGNFFRREARPSDQEILTMRLVDRVLRPLFPEDFHAEVQVMISLISYDGQTIPDDLAGLAASAAIAITDIPFNGPMSEVRVVRFDGELAINPSYEALKSSELDIMVGATKDSIVMVEGEMKEISEQEMLEAIKFGHAEIKKQIEAQERLAEKVGKSFPKREYSHENHDEAIREKVWKETYDKVYEVARTPSGKEERGEKFKAVREEFLAQYVDNAEELERVTPFVKVYYHDVEKEAMRQMILEDNIRLDGRDPQTIRPIWSEIDYLPGAHGSAVFTRGETQSLTAVTLGSVKDANMVDSVISQHDEKFFLHYNFPPFSTGEARPLRGTSRREVGHGNLAQRALQAVIPEENPYTIRIVSDILESNGSSSMATVCAGTLALMDAGVQITKPVSGIAMGLITDAKSGKFTVLSDILGDEDHLGDMDFKVTGTEDGITACQMDIKIQGLSMDIMEKALMQARDGRLHILNKITETISEPRADVKPHAPKMVVMEISKDFIGAVIGPGGKIIQQLQKDTDTVIAIEEQGEIGRIEIAGTDREKINAAVARINEITFVPVVGEVYSGKVVKVMDFGAFVAIAKGTEGLLHISEIEWARLDKVPYAEGDEVEVKFMGYDDRKKMKLSRKVLLPRPPRPEGKPRPEGQGRPEGQGRPERPARPEGQRRPEGEKPADDQNPSTEA; from the coding sequence ATGAGTATACCTCAAGCGTTTACAGAAACGATTACTCTTGCAGATGGCAGAGAAGTTACTTTAGAAACGGGGAAATTGGCGAAACAGGCCGATGGATCTGTGGTCGTAAAATTAGGCGGAACCATGCTTTTAGCTACTGTGGTAGCCAATAAAGAAGCCAATCCAGGTGTTGATTTTTTACCATTAACGGTAGATTACAGAGAAAAATTTTATGCAGGAGGAAGAATTCCAGGAAATTTTTTCCGAAGAGAAGCAAGGCCTTCTGATCAGGAGATCTTAACGATGCGTTTGGTAGACCGCGTTCTGCGCCCGCTTTTTCCTGAAGATTTCCACGCGGAAGTTCAGGTCATGATTTCATTGATTTCTTATGACGGACAGACAATTCCTGATGATTTGGCAGGTTTGGCGGCTTCTGCTGCGATTGCCATTACGGATATTCCTTTCAACGGGCCAATGTCTGAGGTAAGAGTCGTAAGATTCGACGGAGAATTAGCCATTAACCCGAGCTATGAAGCTTTAAAAAGTTCAGAACTGGATATTATGGTGGGAGCTACCAAAGACTCCATCGTAATGGTGGAAGGGGAAATGAAGGAAATTTCTGAGCAGGAAATGTTAGAAGCCATTAAATTCGGTCATGCTGAAATTAAAAAGCAGATCGAAGCTCAGGAGAGACTGGCAGAAAAAGTAGGAAAATCTTTCCCTAAAAGAGAATATTCTCACGAAAACCACGATGAGGCGATTCGTGAGAAAGTATGGAAAGAAACTTATGATAAAGTATATGAAGTGGCAAGAACGCCTTCCGGAAAAGAAGAAAGAGGTGAAAAATTCAAAGCGGTACGCGAAGAATTCCTTGCTCAGTATGTAGATAATGCAGAAGAACTGGAAAGAGTAACACCTTTCGTAAAAGTATATTATCACGACGTAGAGAAAGAAGCGATGCGTCAGATGATCCTTGAAGACAATATCCGTCTGGATGGCCGTGATCCTCAGACGATCCGTCCGATCTGGTCAGAAATTGATTACCTTCCGGGAGCACACGGTTCTGCCGTATTTACAAGAGGAGAAACCCAGTCTTTAACAGCCGTAACTTTAGGTTCTGTAAAAGACGCCAATATGGTAGACAGCGTGATTTCTCAACATGACGAAAAATTCTTCCTTCACTATAACTTCCCTCCATTCTCCACCGGAGAAGCGAGACCTCTCAGAGGAACTTCAAGAAGAGAAGTAGGACACGGAAACTTAGCTCAGAGAGCTTTACAGGCTGTCATTCCTGAAGAAAACCCGTACACCATCAGAATTGTTTCTGATATTCTGGAATCTAACGGTTCGTCTTCTATGGCAACAGTGTGTGCAGGAACGTTAGCATTAATGGATGCGGGAGTACAGATTACAAAACCTGTTTCCGGTATTGCGATGGGATTGATCACGGATGCAAAATCCGGTAAATTCACCGTACTTTCTGATATCTTAGGAGATGAAGATCACCTGGGAGATATGGACTTTAAAGTAACAGGAACCGAAGACGGGATCACTGCGTGTCAGATGGACATCAAAATTCAGGGACTTTCTATGGATATCATGGAAAAAGCACTGATGCAGGCAAGAGACGGAAGATTACATATCCTTAATAAAATCACGGAAACAATTTCTGAACCGCGAGCTGATGTGAAACCTCATGCTCCGAAAATGGTGGTAATGGAGATCTCCAAAGACTTCATTGGTGCGGTGATCGGACCTGGCGGAAAAATCATTCAGCAGCTACAGAAAGATACCGACACGGTTATTGCTATTGAAGAGCAAGGTGAAATCGGACGTATTGAGATTGCAGGTACCGACAGAGAGAAAATCAATGCTGCGGTAGCCAGAATCAACGAAATCACTTTTGTTCCTGTTGTAGGCGAGGTTTATAGCGGTAAAGTAGTAAAAGTAATGGATTTCGGAGCTTTCGTAGCGATTGCGAAAGGTACTGAAGGTCTTCTTCACATTTCTGAAATCGAGTGGGCGCGTTTGGATAAAGTTCCGTATGCAGAAGGGGATGAAGTAGAAGTGAAATTCATGGGTTATGATGACCGTAAAAAAATGAAGCTTTCAAGAAAAGTTCTTTTACCAAGACCTCCAAGACCGGAAGGAAAACCAAGACCGGAAGGTCAGGGCAGGCCAGAAGGACAGGGGAGACCAGAGAGACCGGCAAGACCGGAAGGACAGAGAAGACCTGAAGGGGAAAAACCTGCGGATGATCAAAATCCTTCAACTGAAGCGTAA